The nucleotide sequence CCCGTGCACAGTGCGCGTGCACGGCCACCTCACCGTCGTCTACGGAGCCGCTCGGCCTGCCGCGACGAGATCCACTGGATGCTCACGCGGACGCCGGCCCTCCGCGGCTTCGACCTCGCCGCCACCAACTGGGACGGCGGCTTCTTACCCGACGACCTTGCCGGAACCATCACGGAGAGGGCCCGGCTCGACGAGGAAGGCCATCACGGCGGCGACGCGCCGCGCTTCAGCCTCGACCTGTCCCTGACCGTCTTCGTGCGGGCCGTCTGCAAGCTGCTGGCGCTCGCGTGCAGGGAGGCCGCCGCCCAATGTGGGCTGTCCGTGGCGGACCGCTATTTGCTGCTGCATATGTCAGGATCAGGATACCGCGGCTGCTGAGGGCGGCAACGACGACGGCAACTTGAGGCTGCCGTGCTCACACACCTTCCACGTCCGCTGCCTTGCGCGGTGGTTCGAGAAGGTGACGACGTGCCCCCTGTGCCGCCGCGACATGGTCGTCCACGTTGAGGCCGCCTACGCACACGAGAGCAAGGCCGTGGCCGAGAAACTAAAGGCCATATACAGGAGTATAAAATTGGACCCTGATTGCTAAAAGAACAAGTAATAAGTTTTTGCCCATTCAGCATATAGACATTTCAGCTAAAAAAAGCATATAGATATTACAGATTTCTCTCATAATTATTGGAAATGCTAAAAAGGGAGTAACGGGCCGGGAAATGGCAATGTAATCATATACTTATAGAAGAAACTTTTTCATGTACATTTGCTTGGTTCCATTCCATAATCTGCCAAACTAACCAGCCAACACTTTCATCATCTCTCTTCGAGTATGTATATATGACGTTTGTGTTCACacaaaagaacaagaaaagaaaaaaggccTGCACCAAGCATAGCCGGAGGGGCTCAGTCGGAGTCGTCGCGGTCGTGCCAGCAGAGGAGCATGGAGACGCACCGCCCGAGGATGTACAGCCtcgtcttgtgctgcttcagcatGGCGCAGCAGCTGCCCTGCCGcgggcgccgcggcggcggcggccgggagcGCCGATGCTGCGCCGCCGTCGTCGTGACGAGGTTGCTGTACGCCGTGCAGACGGAGTGGGGGACGGAGGCGGCCGGGAGCTCCATGTTTTGAGACGAGCGGGCGTCGCGGCCTAACGAACGCGAGGATGCGTGGACACGTGTAGAGAGAGTTTTGAGATGGACTGGTGCTGGGAGTCTGGGTCTGGAGGAGAGCGATGAAGAGAGATCGATGCCGGTGGTTAAATAGGCCCGGTAGGGTGGATGGATCTTCCAGGGCCGGGCCCCCGTGAGGTGGGGTGCATGTCAGCACGTGGCGGTGGGCCGGATTCGGTGAACTGGATGGTGACTGGGCACTGACGATTTTGGCCTCTCGCATGTTTTTTTTGGCACACATGCTGTTTTTCTTTGTCGAAAAAAAACATGCTGTTTTTCTTATAAAAATCTCtggccccctcaaaaaaaaatataAACTCTCTCACTATATGGTACTATTACTTTCTGTGTCATGCAAACCTTATGCAATGGCAACTAAACGTAATGTTAACGTTACATGACATTATTTAGAAAAGATGGGCTATTATAGATTATTCAAAACAATAAATTAGGTCACCTTTTTCTCTTGAAAACGAGGATAACCCCGGTTTCTACAACGAGCGAATGCACACAACCATCAGGTCACCTAAAATACTATGTTCTTCGTTCacaaatataaaaacattatggatatcttaatatggactacatacagtcTTAGATAAGTGAACAAACATACTAAGCGTGTATATGTACCCGATTTAGAGAAAAATTAGAATATCTTATATTTATGAATAGAGGGAGTAACGAGATACAtatctctttttttttgcgg is from Triticum aestivum cultivar Chinese Spring chromosome 3A, IWGSC CS RefSeq v2.1, whole genome shotgun sequence and encodes:
- the LOC123058013 gene encoding small polypeptide DEVIL 10, coding for MELPAASVPHSVCTAYSNLVTTTAAQHRRSRPPPPRRPRQGSCCAMLKQHKTRLYILGRCVSMLLCWHDRDDSD